TTTCACCTTTCCAAGTATTCTAGCTGCAAACTCAGAAAAGTTCGGTCCGTATTATCCGTGGGCTCAGCCTTTTTTTGGCATGATTCCAATGGAAGGACCAGAGAGTATGTTCTTCTTCAGTATTCAAACTCTTATTTTTGTGATTTTAGGTAGTTTCCTTGTTTTCTTTTTTGGTGGGTTGAGAATGTTTGTAAGGAGAGTGTATTAAAGAGGGTTATGTGACCTCAGGTTCGTGGGTTCGTGGTTTTTGGGCTCATAACTTCGTTTATGTGACCTCAGTTCGCGGGTTTCTTGGTTTTGAGGGCTCATAAATCCGCTTATGTGACCTCAGTTCGCGGGTTTCTTGGTTTTGAGGGCTCATAAATCCGTTTATGTGACCTCAGATCACGGATTTCTTGGTTTTGAGGGCTCATAACTTCGTTTATGTGACCTCAGATCACGGATTTCTTGGTTTTGAGGGCTCATAAATCCGCTTATGTGACTTCAGATCACGGATTCCGTGGTTTGGAGGGCTCATAACTTCGTTTATGTGACCTCAGTTCGCGGGTTTCTTGGTTTTGAGGGCTCATAAATCCGTTTATGTGACCTCAGATCACGGATTTCGTGGTTTTGAGGGCTCATAACTTCGTTTATGTGACCTCAGATCACACGGATTTCGTGGTTTTGAGGGCTCATAAATCCGTTTATGTGACCTCAGATCACGGATTCCGTGGTTTGGAGGGCTCATAACTTCGTTTATGTGACCTCAGTTCGCGGGTTTCTTGGTTTTGAGGCTCATAAGTTCACGTACGTAACCTGATTACCCCGATTTCTGGTTATTTCTCCCCCTTAAACCACTATCCTCACGAATCCCCAAATATCAATATGATTAGATATGATCCCACTATCAAGATAGTCCCAAGCCACTCATGGTAATAGGCTTTCCTCTCACGATCCGTCACCCATTGCTCAATTCCACTCACAATACTTTGAAGAAACATCATTCCAAACAAAGGACTTACTCTTACAGCATTTGAATAAGTTTCTGAGCCAGGTTCAAAATTCAGCTGAAACATACCAAATAAAAACAATACAAAGATACTAGAATCAACAATTCTAAAAACAGGTTTTCTTCTTTCTGACAACATCCATACCCATTCTCTATTTTTAATGCCAAGATGCTTCTTTAAGTAATGACTAATTAAGAAAAATACACTGAACAAAATAACCCAGCTAATAATCACATTGACATTCATAGAATCGCTCTCCGTTTCCATTACCCTCTAGTAGAGTTATAATCTATAAGTATTATTTTTCCAAATACATATAAAGATATTGTACCATGGATAAAAGCTTACTTTGAAAAAATCAAATAAAAATCGGAACCAAAACTAAATAGCATCGTCTAACCTTATGTAAGACCGGTCTTATAAACTAACTAATAGCCTTTTTAAAAACAGAAAGGAGGCACTACATACATGCATGTAAAAGCGATCCAAATCAACTCCCCCTCCCTCTCTGATGTGAATCATTCATCAAAGGAAGCTAAGCTTGAATGGTTAATGGATGAGTATGGAGATATGGTCCTGCGACTTGCTTATACCTACGTGAAACAAATGCAGCTTGCAGAAGATATTTCACAGGAGGTCTTTATTAGCTGTTATAAAAATCTAGATGGATTTCAACATAAAGCATCTTATAAAACTTGGGTTTATCGGATAACAGTGAACAAATGTAAAGATGCCATCGGTAGTTGGTCATCTAGAAACATCCATTATAAAGATATTGTTAGTTCACTTTTTACAAGTGGCACCAAATCAACAGAGGATAGCCTAATCGAGTTTGAAGAAAATGAGGAAGTATTTCAACGAGTGTTAGAGCTAAATGTTAACTACAGAGAAGTAATTATTCTTTATTACTATGAAGAGCTTTCAATTGAAGAGATTTCAGAGTTACTCCGTATCAAAGCCAATACTGTTAAATCCAGACTTCATCGAGCGAGAGCTGCATTAAAAAGTTCAATAAAGGAGGAAGTATAGTATGAAAGAAAAATGGGATTACCCTGATCAAGAAAAAAACAATCTCCGTTTTGAACAAAAACATAAACAATATGTTTTACAGAATGTAAGAAATCTTAAAGATACAAATACACAAAATGAACCGAATCGCCTCGGAAGATTTGCAACAAGAATTTCGTTTACTGGAGTAGCCATAGCTGCGTTGGTCTTCCTATTAATTGGCTCAACTTATGTCTCACCTGCCATGGCAAAGGTTGTCTCTACGATTCCATATCTTAGCCAATTTATTAAGCAAGAAGAACACAAGGTTGAATTGTTCGATACTGTTTATAATGTAATTAGAGAGAATGAGTATAAACTTGGAGATATTCAAATTAAGAATAACAAAATCATTGTTTCTATCGCTGGAACAAAGGAAGAAGTCAGTAACACAGAAGACGAAGTAATCTCCAATCTAAATACTGCATTACAATCTAAAGACCTCGGAAAATTTGAAATCCAAGTAAAAGATGTAAAAGAACAACCTGCTTATCTTTACAAGCCTAGGCCGGAGGAGATAGAAAACGAAAAGAAAGCTGAAGAACTTAAAGCAAAAATTACAGTGTTACTAGAAGAGCTTAATTATGAGCTAGCCTTCCCATTAGAGGTACGCTTCACCGATAATTTCATGTATGTCTCTGTATTCAAAACCGAAAAAGGAACGAAAGAGTTAAAAGCTAGATTGAAAGAGATTTCCGCAGAACATGGGGAATTTAGAATGAGAATAACTCAAATTGATAGGAAAGCACGTGAACAAGAAATTAGAATGGGAGGGATTGTTCAAACAATTGGAATTGGATTAATGGAAAATAAAGATTTTAAGGTAACAGGATTTTCGTTTTCTTTCCACCCTTACCCGCTACAGTTTACGTTGAAAACATCCATCAAATCATCTGATCCTGATGCAAAAGAATACGTTGAACGAATTGAAAAAGAAATCAATGATTTTATCAAATTGGATGAGAGAACAAAAGATGTTCGTAATGAAGAGTACGAGTTAACGATTTTAAGTAAGGATAAAAAGAAGCTTAATTAAAGAAGAAAACCTCTCTCCCACCTTAAGACTTGGTCAGAGAGGTTTTTTGATAACTATCTAGCTAAACTAAATTGTTTCTTTGTTATGTCAATTGCTTCGGATATTTTTCCATTCCTACTGAAACTAAGAAACCTCAACAGATTGTTTAAATGACATCACACAATTTCTTCCATTCTCTTTGGCTGCATAAAGAGCCTGATCTGCCTGACTTATAAGAGCTTGTACAGATATTTCGCCTTCAATATGGGCTGTATTAGTAACTCCAAAACTAGATGTTAACGAAATACAATGACCACCAACTAATGTAGGCATGTTTTGAATCATATCCTTTATTGAATGCGCTACATTCATAGCTTCATCAATCGTTCCTGATAGACAAATAAGAAACTCTTCACCACCGAATCTACCGAATAGATCCTCTTCCCTCAAACAACTCTTAACAATTTCAACCACATTACAAAGAACCGCGTCCCCAGATGCATGGCCATATGTATCATTAACTTTCTTAAAATGATCAATATCAAACATAATGACTGAGATGGATACACCCTTATTGAGATATTCCTCGGCTGATTTCACAAAATAGGTACGATTGTAAATGTTGGTTAAGCCATCAGTACTTGCCAACCTTTTAAGTTGTTCCTCAAGTGCCACTCGCTTAGTTACATCGGTAAAGGTGATTATTTTACCAATTAGTATATTTTTACTGTTCAATACTGAAGTAAACTTGACTTGGTAATAGTGTGAGATTCCTTCATTAGTATAGTGATAATCTGTTTCTGTCTCGTTCATTGCAAGTGATAAGAAGGTTGAATCTATATCATTGATAGTATGCAATTTCTGGCCAATGTAATTAGGTTTTAACCCTGGTAACACATTAATCATTGCCTGATTATAGTCAACAATAACATTACTTTGATTTAGAACTAATACACCTTCATCAATGCTTTCAAAAATCCGTTCCCTAGCTATAGGCGTAATATCAAACATTTTATAAGATAATAAAGCAATACCATGAAACACAAACGAAAAGCACATTGAAACTGGACCAATATCCACACCATTTGGGCTTAATCCTGTAATATAAAAAACACTAGCAATGATCGGTATTAACACTCCAGTTACCATTAACAAGATTTGTTGTTTAAGTTTAGTGGATAATGTTCTAAGTTCCAATAGTAGCACAACAACACTAGCCGCAACTACCCCATATAAAAAGACAGAGTGAACAACAAACCCAAGTCCAGGCTCTAGCTCTACGATAGGGTATGGACTATCTATTTTCAATGATACAGATGAATAGTAAAGATGATGAAAGTCATTTGTAAGATGAAGGGTAATCGTCACAAATGGTAATCCAAATAGGACAAATGTAAAAATTCGATTAAGCTTTTTTCCAACATAGTCAAGACACATTAGTAAGATAAAGACTGGTATAAACGGTAGAGCTAGGTATTCCATCCTTAACCAAAACTTTATTTGTTCCAATTCATAGCTAAGTAATTCAAACCCATAAGAGAATGTAAAGAAGGACGCCATAAGCGTAGCTAATATATAATATTTACCACCTGGTGTATTCTTTATATTTAAATACGCATAAATACATAAAATTAAACTAAGTACTCCACCTAAAAAGGTGAGTACGACAAATCCCAAAAGTTCTTGATTCATAATAGTTAACTCCAAAGGTAGGTTTATAGTTTTCAATTTATTATATAGTAGCTACACTTAACTTACTAGCTAGAATAGAAATCTTTGGTAAGTCTTTATTTAGGGACTATATTATTTACATTAATATACCCTTCTAAATAAGCAACTGCTTCCCCTGACATTTTCACCATATCACCTAAGTCTTCACAATAAAGCTTTCCGCCTCTTTCTGAAACTTGCAATGCAATAAATTTGCTCTTTCCTAAGACCTTCTTCCAATAAGGGACAAGAGTACAATGGGCTGACCCAGTTACAGGATCTTCATTAATTCCGATTTTTGGTGCGAAAAATCTTGATACGAAATCAACCTCGTTTCCTTTTGCAGTGACGATCACCCCTACTCCATCTAGTTTTTTCAATTCATCCATGTTTGGAGCAATGTCTAAAATATCCTGTTCAGATTCAAATACAGCTAAATAATCTCTGGATTTATATACTTCTTTTGGTTCCTTACCTAGTGCCTTACTAAGCATTTCTGGAATGTCACCGCATATAACCCCTTCCCTAGACGGGAAAATTAGAGTAAGTAAACCTTCATCCTGTGTCACTTCTAGAAGACCACTTTTTGTATGAAACTTTACCTCTCGTAGATCAATTTCTAAGTATGTAAAGATAACAAAAGCAGATGCTAATGTTGCATGTCCGCACAAATCAATCTCACCCGTTGGAGTGAACCATCTTAACTCATAGTCACTCTCTTTTTTCACAAAAAAAGCAGTTTCAGCTAGATTGTTTTCTGCGGCAATCTTTTGCATCAACTCATCCTCAATCCACTCATTCAAAGGGCAAACTGCTGCCGAATTCCCCTTAAATAATTCATGTGTAAAAGCATCAATTTGATAAATTGGTATCCTCATTTGGAATATCCCCTCACATTTTTTATCTTTAGTATACCTGACCTTTATCATTTTGAAAAAAGAAAACCGCTCACAAGAAGCGGCTTTTCCTTACCTATTGAATCACTCTTTTTGCAAATAAATAGTTCTTACCCCAGTAAGGGTTAGCTAGTACATTCGGTGTGATAATAACCCCTTTTGAAGAAGAAGCATGAATCATACCTCCATTAGCCATGTAAATTCCAACATGACCAATTCTTCCATCAGAATATAAGCTACTATCTGTAAAGAACAACAAATCTCCTTCTTGAAGTTCCTTGACATACGTACCAATACTTGCTTGGTCCCTAGATACCCTTGGAATAGAAATATCGTTATTTCTAAAAACCAATTGAGTATAAGAGGAGCAATCAAATAGTCTTGGCGCTTCAGCTAATGTTGCTCCGAACTTATAGCCCGCACCAATGAATTTTCTTGCTTCAATAATAATATTTTGTCTCTTTTCCTGGAGTGTCGTTCCCTTACTACTTTTTACAGGTTGTTTTTCACGAATTGGCTCAAGTTCTTTCGTTTTCTCTCTTGGTGGGATTCTTAAAACTTGATCATTGTAAATGACATTTGATTTCAAGTTGTTAGCAACCTTTAAAGCACTTACCGTCGTATGGTGAGCTCTTGCAATGGTCCATAATGAGTCCCCATTCTGAACAATATACAATTGAGCTGGCTTTTGAATCTGGAAGGACCCATTGCTAGGTTCAAAGGAAATGTATACATTAAACAATGAACTACCCGCATGAAGTGTTACATAAGCGGTGTTATTGATCCATCTTGGTGCATCAATGTTAATGTATTCATTACTTTTCTTTGCTCTACTTCCACCCATCGTTGTTCGTACCGTAGTCGATCCATCTGTTATTTGATAAGTTAATGTACTTTGATTAAATTGGATATTGTTATATCCTAGGATTTTCGATAAAGGAACCAGCGGTAGATAGTAGGTGCTACCAATTAAAATTGGATTAATACCATTCACCAATTTACCATTAATCGCTACTCCGCTAGTTGGTACATTTTTATACTGTGCATGTACACCAATTGGCCCACTTATGGAAAATACAAGGATTAAACAAGTAATAATTGCGCATTGCAGTCTTTTACTATGTCTTTTTACCATCGCAATTTGCTCCTCTGCTAAGTTTTTCCCATCTATAATAGGTTCCGTTGGAGCTTATTGTTTTATTCTTTGTATATTATGGAATGGTACATATGTTCTATTTCTCGGGAAATGATTGTAGAATTTTGTCGAAAGTATCAGAATTGATTCCATAACCATAAACTTTCAATCATACTTCATTCACTTTAAGTAAACAGTAATAGTTGAGGAGAAGAAGCATCCAAAATCTGTTTAAAGGTGTGAGTTTGATGAACAACATATTGGGTATACTTTTGAATTTAATGAAAAACCAAGACTTTTTAAGTATGTTTGGACGAAAAAAGGATTCTAAAGGATGGCTTTGGGGTTCAATTATTGGTATGGGAATTGGTGCTGCTTTGGTTAGTTTAGGAAAGAATCGTAATATGATGGATTCCATTAAAAACATGACTAATAATGTAAACTCTGGTCAAAAAGGTTCAATTCCAAATTTTAACCTAGCAACACTTACAGAGTTTTCAAAAGAATTGACGCCGAAACGCAGACAAAATAACATGGAATAGACTCTCTTTTATGGATACCCATTTTAATATGGGTATCCTTTTACAATAAAAAACCATTAGCTAAGCAACTAATGGCTTCTTCGTAATCTTAAATTGTTTATCCATCAACTTTCTCTAACAGTTGATGGATAAAGCCTTCCCATTATAATCGTATTATAATAGTTACCATCAGATAATAGCTTATCACTTCTTAAAACACCCTCTACCTCAAAACCATATTTTTTATAAAGTTTGATTGCTTTCTCATTTGTTTCAAGTACATTCAGAGTTATTTTCTTTAATCCATTATTATCTGCCCAGATTATAGATTCCTTTAAAATGTTTTCCCCTATTCCATGTCCCCAGAATTCCTTTAACACACAAACACCAAATTCTACTTTGTGGCACGACCTTTTCAAGGTACTTCCTTCACACCTGGAAAAACCAACAATTCTACCATTCACTACAGCTACTAAAAACACGTTAGATAATCTATTAGTATCTTCTTTTATGATTTCTATAAAACCTTCTTGATCTATATATGCCTCTCCCTTTTCACGGTCCATATTCTCAGTTTCACCATCAATTTGCAATCTAACTTCAGATAACTGCCTAGCATCAGATTCCATCGCTGAACGTATTACATAATGAAGATCTTTTATTAAGTATTCTGTTTGAGTCACTCTCACTTAATATCTCCTCCCTCCTTGTTTGCATTGGTTAGTAAAAACTCAATGTTTCTTTAATTAATATCATACAAAACTTATTTTCTTGTGATTTTTGTCACATAAAATAAGTTAAAAATCTAGTAAGCTAAGGTTAAGTTACCATTTATAAGGGGGAAATAACATGATTTTAGCTTGGATTATTACATTCAGTCTTATTTTACTTTGTTTATCTGCAACAGTTTTAATTATGAATGGAGTTAAACAAACAGACGAGCAAGAATTAGCAGACTTACATATAAATATTAAAAATATAGCTGTCAAAACTAACTTTAAAAAGGTTAGCTAACCAACATAAAAGGGATAGTTGAACAGAAATCCATTCTGTTACAACTATCCTTTTTTTATATTCCTTTACTGAAGGGGATGATTATTATTTTATCTTCCTAATCAAACTGTAATAATACTCACCAATTAATAGCACCATTAAATGAATTGGTATAAGGGAAAATAAACTTAATGAGTTAGACGGACGAATGGTTTTATATCTAAACAAAAGCCGATCAATTAAATGAAGGACGGCAATACCAGCCAACTTTACCTTTCGATTTAAATGTAATGTTGTCAAAGTTCCAATAAACCCTGAAACGAATGTATAAAGTGGCACAAGAATAAAATGCTCCCAATATTTATCTCTTAACAAGCCTATTCTAAATCTGTATTTATTAAATAGAACTAAACAAAAATAAAGGACATTAGTATAATTCACCCAGTAAGCCAAAAAGACGGATATATAGACGATCATTTTATTCCCTTTTTGCACACTATCCCACCATTTTGATAGGATAAAGAAATAAAAAGGCATTGCAGTGAATGTGTAGGCTGTACTCCATTTTCTATTCTTATAAATACCCAATTTGGTAAAGATTCGTTCTACCACTACGTAAGTAAAAGAAACTCCTACTCTCCATTTCCACCCTTTATTAAATAAAGTTAACATTGTCCCAGCTATTGGTACAAATAATGATTGAGACATGAAGGCACCGAATACTGAATCAACCCAATTATTTTTAAAAAACTTAGGAAAGTACCAATACATTTTAAAGATATTCAAAACAAAGTATTCAAATACATAAGCCATCCCTATACTTATCATGAGCAAAGAGAAGGTTTTTTTTCCTTTACGATAAAATGTAAAAATTAGCAGAAATGTATGTATAGTTGCTAATAGTATAAAAGGAAGTCGATTTTTCATAAATGGAGTTTCCTTTCTCAGCCTGAAACCAATCATGAAGATAAAAATATCAATTGCATATACAAAAGGTTTCTTTAGTATTCTTAGTTGTTGCTACAAATATGTATAACGTAAAGGAAAGTTCCACTCTATTAAAAAAAGCATTTACCCCATTGAGGTTAATGCCAGAGTAACAAAATATATATGATCTTAATAATGACGATAAACCTTCCCTTTATAAATATCCTCAATATCTATATCACGTTCAGAGTTCATTGAATGCTCAACGACTTTAG
The DNA window shown above is from Cytobacillus luteolus and carries:
- a CDS encoding DUF4181 domain-containing protein; the encoded protein is MNVNVIISWVILFSVFFLISHYLKKHLGIKNREWVWMLSERRKPVFRIVDSSIFVLFLFGMFQLNFEPGSETYSNAVRVSPLFGMMFLQSIVSGIEQWVTDRERKAYYHEWLGTILIVGSYLIILIFGDS
- a CDS encoding sigma-70 family RNA polymerase sigma factor translates to MHVKAIQINSPSLSDVNHSSKEAKLEWLMDEYGDMVLRLAYTYVKQMQLAEDISQEVFISCYKNLDGFQHKASYKTWVYRITVNKCKDAIGSWSSRNIHYKDIVSSLFTSGTKSTEDSLIEFEENEEVFQRVLELNVNYREVIILYYYEELSIEEISELLRIKANTVKSRLHRARAALKSSIKEEV
- a CDS encoding DUF4030 domain-containing protein encodes the protein MKEKWDYPDQEKNNLRFEQKHKQYVLQNVRNLKDTNTQNEPNRLGRFATRISFTGVAIAALVFLLIGSTYVSPAMAKVVSTIPYLSQFIKQEEHKVELFDTVYNVIRENEYKLGDIQIKNNKIIVSIAGTKEEVSNTEDEVISNLNTALQSKDLGKFEIQVKDVKEQPAYLYKPRPEEIENEKKAEELKAKITVLLEELNYELAFPLEVRFTDNFMYVSVFKTEKGTKELKARLKEISAEHGEFRMRITQIDRKAREQEIRMGGIVQTIGIGLMENKDFKVTGFSFSFHPYPLQFTLKTSIKSSDPDAKEYVERIEKEINDFIKLDERTKDVRNEEYELTILSKDKKKLN
- a CDS encoding histidine kinase N-terminal 7TM domain-containing protein encodes the protein MNQELLGFVVLTFLGGVLSLILCIYAYLNIKNTPGGKYYILATLMASFFTFSYGFELLSYELEQIKFWLRMEYLALPFIPVFILLMCLDYVGKKLNRIFTFVLFGLPFVTITLHLTNDFHHLYYSSVSLKIDSPYPIVELEPGLGFVVHSVFLYGVVAASVVVLLLELRTLSTKLKQQILLMVTGVLIPIIASVFYITGLSPNGVDIGPVSMCFSFVFHGIALLSYKMFDITPIARERIFESIDEGVLVLNQSNVIVDYNQAMINVLPGLKPNYIGQKLHTINDIDSTFLSLAMNETETDYHYTNEGISHYYQVKFTSVLNSKNILIGKIITFTDVTKRVALEEQLKRLASTDGLTNIYNRTYFVKSAEEYLNKGVSISVIMFDIDHFKKVNDTYGHASGDAVLCNVVEIVKSCLREEDLFGRFGGEEFLICLSGTIDEAMNVAHSIKDMIQNMPTLVGGHCISLTSSFGVTNTAHIEGEISVQALISQADQALYAAKENGRNCVMSFKQSVEVS
- a CDS encoding PhzF family phenazine biosynthesis protein, whose product is MRIPIYQIDAFTHELFKGNSAAVCPLNEWIEDELMQKIAAENNLAETAFFVKKESDYELRWFTPTGEIDLCGHATLASAFVIFTYLEIDLREVKFHTKSGLLEVTQDEGLLTLIFPSREGVICGDIPEMLSKALGKEPKEVYKSRDYLAVFESEQDILDIAPNMDELKKLDGVGVIVTAKGNEVDFVSRFFAPKIGINEDPVTGSAHCTLVPYWKKVLGKSKFIALQVSERGGKLYCEDLGDMVKMSGEAVAYLEGYINVNNIVPK
- a CDS encoding NlpC/P60 family protein; amino-acid sequence: MVKRHSKRLQCAIITCLILVFSISGPIGVHAQYKNVPTSGVAINGKLVNGINPILIGSTYYLPLVPLSKILGYNNIQFNQSTLTYQITDGSTTVRTTMGGSRAKKSNEYINIDAPRWINNTAYVTLHAGSSLFNVYISFEPSNGSFQIQKPAQLYIVQNGDSLWTIARAHHTTVSALKVANNLKSNVIYNDQVLRIPPREKTKELEPIREKQPVKSSKGTTLQEKRQNIIIEARKFIGAGYKFGATLAEAPRLFDCSSYTQLVFRNNDISIPRVSRDQASIGTYVKELQEGDLLFFTDSSLYSDGRIGHVGIYMANGGMIHASSSKGVIITPNVLANPYWGKNYLFAKRVIQ
- a CDS encoding GNAT family N-acetyltransferase, whose product is MESDARQLSEVRLQIDGETENMDREKGEAYIDQEGFIEIIKEDTNRLSNVFLVAVVNGRIVGFSRCEGSTLKRSCHKVEFGVCVLKEFWGHGIGENILKESIIWADNNGLKKITLNVLETNEKAIKLYKKYGFEVEGVLRSDKLLSDGNYYNTIIMGRLYPSTVRES